In a genomic window of Pseudoliparis swirei isolate HS2019 ecotype Mariana Trench chromosome 20, NWPU_hadal_v1, whole genome shotgun sequence:
- the LOC130210778 gene encoding claudin-4-like yields the protein MVSAGFQMMGTALCIIGWIGVIIVCALPMWKVTAFIGTSIITAQTTWQGIWMTCVVQSTGQMQCKVYDSMLALTSDVQAARALMIISILLGVVGILLAIAGGKCTNCVDDEALKAKIGVASGVIFILTGLLCLIPVCWTANTIVQNFYNPLIMSSQKRELGAALFIGWGASGILILGGALLCANCPPKDKYSAKYSATRPNAPKDFV from the coding sequence ATGGTGTCTGCCGGCTTTCAGATGATGGGCACTGCCCTCTGCATTATTGGCTGGATCGGGGTCATCATAGTCTGCGCCCTCCCCATGTGGAAGGTGACAGCATTCATCGGCACTAGCATCATCACGGCTCAAACCACCTGGCAGGGCATCTGGATGACCTGCGTGGTCCAGAGCACGGGCCAGATGCAGTGCAAGGTCTACGACTCCATGCTGGCCCTTACCTCGGACGTCCAGGCCGCCCGCGCCCTCATGATCATCTCCATCCTGCTCGGCGTCGTAGGCATCCTTCTCGCCATCGCGGGGGGAAAGTGCACCAACTGTGTGGATGATGAGGCGCTCAAAGCCAAAATCGGCGTGGCGTCCGGTGTGATCTTCATCCTCACCGGCCTTCTGTGCCTCATCCCTGTGTGCTGGACGGCAAACACCATCGTTCAGAACTTCTACAACCCGTTGATAATGAGCTCTCAGAAGAGGGAGCTGGGAGCTGCGCTCTTCATCGGCTGGGGGGCCTCAGGCATCCTCATCCTGGGTGGAGCACTCCTCTGTGCCAACTGCCCTCCCAAGGATAAGTACTCCGCCAAGTACTCTGCTACCCGTCCAAACGCGCCCAAGGACTTTGTCTGA
- the LOC130210777 gene encoding claudin-4-like isoform X1, translated as MVSQGIQIIGISMALIGWFMVIVVCAMPMWKVTAFIGANIITAQTIWQGMWMNCVVQSTGQMQCKVYDSMLALPQDLQAGRAMVIISILTGVVGVFLSIAGGKCTNCIEDEQAKAKACILAGVLFIVSGLLCLIPVSWSANSIITNFYNPLLIEAQRYELGAALYIGWAASALLLMGGGLMCWNCPPKHEHPHYASNFRHVKSVATSREYV; from the coding sequence ATGGTTTCTCAGGGGATTCAGATCATCGGCATATCGATGGCCTTGATCGGCTGGTTCATGGTCATCGTGGTGTGCGCCATGCCCATGTGGAAGGTCACCGCTTTCATCGGGGCCAACATCATCACGGCGCAGACCATCTGGCAGGGCATGTGGATGAACTGCGTGGTGCAGAGCACGGGCCAGATGCAGTGCAAGGTGTACGACTCCATGCTGGCGCTGCCCCAAGACCTGCAGGCCGGCCGCGCCATGGTCATCATCTCCATCCTGACGGGGGTCGTCGGGGTGTTCTTGTCGATCGCCGGCGGGAAATGCACCAACTGCATCGAGGATGAGCAAGCCAAGGCGAAGGCCTGCATCCTGGCTGGCGTCCTGTTCATCGTCTCGGGTCTGCTCTGTCTCATTCCCGTGTCCTGGTCCGCCAACAGCATCATCACCAACTTCTACAACCCGCTGCTCATCGAAGCCCAGCGGTACGAGCTGGGGGCGGCGCTTTATATCGGCTGGGCCGCCTCTGCACTGCTGCTTATGGGAGGGGGGCTGATGTGTTGGAACTGCCCGCCCAAACACGAGCACCCCCACTACGCGTCCAATTTCAGACACGTGAAGTCGGTCGCCACATCAAGGGAATACGTGTAA
- the LOC130210777 gene encoding claudin-4-like isoform X2, with protein MVSAGFQMMGTALCIIGWIGVIIVCALPMWKVTAFIGANIITAQTIWQGMWMNCVVQSTGQMQCKVYDSMLALPQDLQAGRAMVIISILTGVVGVFLSIAGGKCTNCIEDEQAKAKACILAGVLFIVSGLLCLIPVSWSANSIITNFYNPLLIEAQRYELGAALYIGWAASALLLMGGGLMCWNCPPKHEHPHYASNFRHVKSVATSREYV; from the exons ATGGTGTCTGCCGGCTTTCAGATGATGGGCACTGCCCTCTGCATTATTGGCTGGATCGGGGTCATCATAGTCTGCGCCCTCCCCATGTGGAAG GTCACCGCTTTCATCGGGGCCAACATCATCACGGCGCAGACCATCTGGCAGGGCATGTGGATGAACTGCGTGGTGCAGAGCACGGGCCAGATGCAGTGCAAGGTGTACGACTCCATGCTGGCGCTGCCCCAAGACCTGCAGGCCGGCCGCGCCATGGTCATCATCTCCATCCTGACGGGGGTCGTCGGGGTGTTCTTGTCGATCGCCGGCGGGAAATGCACCAACTGCATCGAGGATGAGCAAGCCAAGGCGAAGGCCTGCATCCTGGCTGGCGTCCTGTTCATCGTCTCGGGTCTGCTCTGTCTCATTCCCGTGTCCTGGTCCGCCAACAGCATCATCACCAACTTCTACAACCCGCTGCTCATCGAAGCCCAGCGGTACGAGCTGGGGGCGGCGCTTTATATCGGCTGGGCCGCCTCTGCACTGCTGCTTATGGGAGGGGGGCTGATGTGTTGGAACTGCCCGCCCAAACACGAGCACCCCCACTACGCGTCCAATTTCAGACACGTGAAGTCGGTCGCCACATCAAGGGAATACGTGTAA